One Cohnella candidum genomic region harbors:
- a CDS encoding SRPBCC family protein has translation MWQFEHTITTKAKAETIWKLYSDISTWTSWDKGIVSVSLEGPFVQGMRGFLQPEGKEKLPYELTEVNPLQGFSDVTDIPGAGIQVSFTHILTESDGETQITHRVRITGPNAETLGPRFGAHMPKSVPHSMEGLAALALKMEREQSE, from the coding sequence ATGTGGCAATTCGAGCACACGATTACGACAAAGGCGAAAGCGGAGACGATTTGGAAGCTGTACAGCGATATTTCCACTTGGACTTCGTGGGATAAGGGCATCGTCAGCGTCTCGTTGGAAGGGCCGTTTGTCCAGGGCATGCGAGGATTTCTGCAGCCGGAAGGCAAGGAGAAGCTCCCTTATGAGCTTACCGAGGTGAATCCCCTGCAAGGCTTTTCAGACGTGACCGATATTCCGGGGGCAGGCATTCAAGTCAGCTTTACGCACATTTTGACGGAGTCGGACGGGGAGACGCAAATCACCCACAGGGTCAGGATCACGGGTCCGAACGCAGAGACTTTGGGACCGCGGTTTGGAGCGCACATGCCCAAGAGCGTTCCCCATTCGATGGAAGGACTGGCTGCCTTGGCACTGAAGATGGAGCGTGAACAAAGTGAGTGA
- the lspA gene encoding signal peptidase II: protein MTFYLIIIVSIVLDLVTKIAIRTNLEPGEKTELWGGVIKLTHLANHGTSGYLFVGYGRWLAVLVLILVAVALYLRSKGWFRSPLMQCGVALVIGGAVGNAIDRIVYNQVTDFLYFSDQATMNFADIWVYCGIVIIVADQIFRGFRPSSKKEGA, encoded by the coding sequence ATGACCTTTTATCTCATTATCATTGTTTCAATTGTCCTCGATTTGGTGACGAAGATAGCCATTCGCACGAATCTGGAGCCCGGGGAGAAAACCGAACTCTGGGGCGGCGTCATCAAGCTGACCCACCTCGCGAATCATGGGACATCCGGTTATCTGTTCGTCGGCTACGGGAGGTGGCTGGCCGTGTTGGTCCTTATTCTGGTTGCCGTTGCTCTTTACTTGAGGAGCAAGGGATGGTTCCGGTCGCCGCTCATGCAGTGCGGTGTGGCGTTGGTCATCGGGGGAGCCGTAGGCAACGCGATCGACCGCATCGTGTATAACCAGGTTACGGACTTCCTGTATTTCTCCGACCAGGCGACGATGAATTTCGCGGATATTTGGGTCTACTGCGGCATCGTGATCATCGTGGCGGATCAAATTTTTCGCGGGTTCAGGCCATCATCGAAGAAGGAGGGGGCGTAA
- a CDS encoding glutathione S-transferase family protein, whose amino-acid sequence MTDNARQGGEKPAEISKDGSFKRQINRFVMPFGNEPGELPVEAGRYRLFWCAACPWAHRSVIVRKVLGLEDAISLGTVSPMRPRLPHVDWEFSLDPDGVDPVLGIRYMSEIYLKTDPEYTGRPTVPAVVDVAKREVVNNDYFKLTNYFETVWAPFHKPDSPDLYPEHLRGEIDALNETIFHDINNGVYKCGFARSQEAYEQAYETLFERLDELEERLSRRRFLHGDFITDSDVRLYTTLVRFDAAYYAAFRTNRKLIREFEHLWGYVRDLYQTPGFGDTTDFDAIKRHYHQSITIATDRPEVAILPKGPDLSVWDLPHDRHALSGQEGKFLIRS is encoded by the coding sequence ATGACGGATAATGCACGGCAAGGCGGAGAAAAACCTGCGGAAATCTCGAAAGACGGGTCGTTTAAACGGCAAATCAACCGGTTCGTCATGCCTTTCGGGAATGAACCGGGCGAGCTTCCGGTGGAAGCGGGAAGATATCGTTTGTTCTGGTGCGCGGCATGCCCCTGGGCTCATCGGTCCGTGATCGTGCGGAAAGTTCTCGGGCTCGAGGACGCGATCAGCTTGGGGACGGTAAGCCCGATGAGGCCAAGGCTGCCGCATGTGGATTGGGAGTTCTCGCTGGACCCGGACGGAGTGGATCCTGTTCTGGGCATCCGTTATATGAGCGAGATCTACTTGAAAACCGACCCGGAATACACCGGCAGACCGACCGTACCGGCAGTCGTGGATGTCGCCAAACGCGAAGTCGTGAATAACGACTATTTCAAGCTGACCAACTATTTCGAGACGGTCTGGGCCCCGTTTCATAAGCCGGATTCTCCGGATTTGTACCCCGAGCATTTGCGCGGAGAAATCGATGCTTTAAACGAAACCATTTTCCACGATATCAACAACGGCGTTTACAAATGCGGCTTCGCCCGTTCCCAAGAGGCGTACGAACAAGCTTACGAAACGTTATTCGAGCGTTTGGATGAATTGGAAGAGCGGCTTTCCCGGCGCAGGTTTTTGCATGGGGATTTCATTACGGACTCGGATGTGAGACTCTATACGACATTGGTTCGTTTCGATGCCGCCTACTACGCCGCGTTCCGGACGAACCGCAAGCTGATTCGGGAATTCGAACATTTGTGGGGATACGTTCGCGATCTTTATCAAACGCCCGGATTCGGCGACACGACGGACTTTGACGCGATTAAGCGCCACTATCACCAGTCGATCACGATTGCCACCGATAGACCGGAAGTCGCGATCCTGCCTAAAGGGCCGGACTTGTCCGTCTGGGATCTGCCGCATGATCGCCATGCGTTAAGCGGTCAGGAAGGGAAATTTCTCATTCGTTCGTAA
- a CDS encoding EVE domain-containing protein has translation MSEREAKHPRYWIGVVSASHVARGVAGGFAQLCHGKAAPLKRMQAGDWLIYYSPRTDMQNGEPLQAFTAIGQVEDDRVYEYRMSDSFIPFRRNIRYTTCKETKIRPLLEQLSFTRGVDNWGYPFRYGHFEISEQDFRIIADSMLNGSEVAADELGIS, from the coding sequence GTGAGTGAAAGAGAAGCAAAACACCCCCGTTACTGGATTGGCGTCGTCTCCGCCTCCCATGTGGCGCGGGGAGTCGCGGGCGGTTTCGCCCAACTTTGTCACGGGAAGGCGGCGCCTCTCAAACGGATGCAGGCCGGCGACTGGCTGATCTATTACTCGCCGCGTACGGATATGCAGAACGGTGAGCCGCTGCAAGCTTTCACGGCGATCGGACAGGTCGAGGACGACCGGGTCTATGAATACCGGATGTCCGATTCGTTCATACCTTTTCGCCGCAACATTCGTTATACTACCTGTAAGGAAACGAAGATCCGTCCGTTGTTGGAACAGCTCAGCTTCACGCGCGGCGTGGACAATTGGGGCTACCCGTTCCGGTACGGACACTTCGAAATCTCGGAGCAAGATTTTCGGATCATTGCGGATTCCATGTTGAACGGCTCGGAGGTAGCGGCAGATGAGCTCGGAATTTCATAA
- a CDS encoding MarR family winged helix-turn-helix transcriptional regulator, which yields MSSEFHNAEESPGFTLWQVTNLWQKAIRMALDPYELTHPQFVLLFSCKWLNERNDQAGITQVQLAQHAQMDVNVTSQVLRTLEKKGYIKRSPHPTDSRANVISVTGTGDEIASKAVQAVEAADRAFFSGLGSDVGQLNRLLSQLAKR from the coding sequence ATGAGCTCGGAATTTCATAACGCGGAAGAAAGTCCCGGCTTTACGCTATGGCAGGTGACGAATCTTTGGCAGAAGGCGATCCGGATGGCATTGGATCCTTATGAGCTGACCCATCCGCAATTCGTGCTGCTCTTCTCCTGCAAGTGGCTGAATGAACGTAACGATCAAGCCGGCATTACCCAGGTGCAATTAGCCCAACATGCCCAAATGGACGTCAACGTCACTTCCCAGGTGCTCAGAACGCTGGAGAAGAAAGGATACATCAAACGCAGCCCCCATCCGACGGACTCCAGAGCGAACGTGATATCCGTAACCGGGACAGGCGATGAGATCGCGTCGAAAGCCGTTCAGGCCGTAGAAGCGGCGGATCGTGCCTTCTTTTCCGGTCTTGGCTCCGATGTTGGGCAGCTGAACCGGCTTCTGAGCCAACTGGCGAAGCGTTGA
- a CDS encoding GNAT family N-acetyltransferase, whose protein sequence is MELRDALQGERSFIREQRVNAYREHAESVPDAHWQALARALASEADNQPGVELIVAVIDGNIAGSVALFPADSDAYEGNVDRVDYPEIRMLAVSPEYRGKGVASALLKECMARAKSSGCKAIGLHTGEFMTNAIKLYEKLGFKRLPQYDFQPAGDGITVKAFRLSLEG, encoded by the coding sequence ATGGAATTACGCGATGCCCTTCAGGGGGAACGGAGTTTTATTCGGGAACAGAGGGTGAACGCCTACCGCGAGCACGCGGAATCGGTTCCGGACGCGCACTGGCAGGCGTTGGCGCGGGCCCTCGCTTCGGAAGCCGACAACCAGCCCGGCGTGGAGCTCATCGTCGCGGTTATCGATGGGAATATCGCCGGCAGCGTGGCATTGTTCCCCGCCGATTCGGATGCGTATGAAGGCAACGTGGATCGGGTCGATTATCCGGAGATCCGCATGCTCGCGGTTTCTCCGGAATACCGGGGAAAGGGCGTCGCTTCCGCTCTCCTCAAGGAGTGTATGGCCCGCGCGAAGTCCAGCGGATGCAAGGCGATCGGCCTGCATACCGGGGAGTTCATGACGAACGCGATCAAGCTGTACGAGAAGCTGGGGTTCAAGCGGCTGCCTCAATACGATTTCCAACCGGCGGGTGACGGCATCACGGTGAAAGCGTTCCGGCTTTCCTTGGAGGGCTGA
- a CDS encoding GNAT family N-acetyltransferase encodes MITELMYEYIVGFYRNPAPPVEKVHQLIQTLLDRQLGIQFVAEDDGRPVGFATLFFTFSTMKADKIAVMNDLFVQEPYRDTEWESELFMACKNYCLEQGFANMTWITSIHNTRAQSFFHRMDAIQGKEWVHFSIR; translated from the coding sequence ATGATAACCGAACTGATGTACGAATACATCGTGGGCTTCTACCGGAACCCCGCACCACCCGTAGAGAAGGTCCACCAATTGATTCAAACCCTGCTCGACCGACAACTAGGTATTCAATTCGTTGCGGAGGACGACGGCAGGCCGGTAGGTTTCGCGACTCTCTTCTTTACGTTCAGCACAATGAAAGCCGACAAAATCGCCGTCATGAATGACCTCTTCGTCCAAGAACCCTATCGGGATACGGAATGGGAATCCGAGCTCTTCATGGCCTGCAAAAATTACTGCTTGGAACAAGGATTCGCCAACATGACCTGGATCACATCGATCCATAACACGCGAGCCCAGTCCTTCTTCCACCGCATGGACGCGATCCAGGGAAAGGAATGGGTGCATTTTTCGATTCGTTAA
- a CDS encoding CDGSH iron-sulfur domain-containing protein, protein MTDEIKVTIKVNDNGSLRVTGPVELVDAEGNPFEHKESFSLCRCGASGNKPFCDGTHKSNGFESAPRAQKP, encoded by the coding sequence ATGACGGATGAAATCAAGGTGACGATTAAGGTGAACGATAACGGTTCGCTTCGGGTAACGGGACCGGTCGAGCTGGTGGACGCGGAAGGGAACCCGTTCGAGCACAAAGAATCGTTCTCGCTGTGCCGGTGCGGGGCATCGGGAAACAAACCGTTCTGCGACGGAACGCACAAGTCGAACGGCTTCGAAAGCGCTCCAAGGGCTCAGAAGCCGTAA
- a CDS encoding MATE family efflux transporter, with translation MTTSDRIPSWKKLSLFAVTWPIFIDSVLRMLLGTVDVFMLSRISDTATGAVGLANEIIFFCILMFGFVGIGTSVVVSQYIGAGREKEASRISALAITINLAFGIFVSIVLVGFGEPLMRLMHLSPEQIGIAGRYLKIIGGFIWIEALSYAVSSIIRAGGNTKSVMFVTLGVNVIHITGNYLLIFGNFGFPEWGVTGAAVSTVVSRLLGIVVLFAILYRRIPSRIRIKDYVTWNGSYVKKILSVGLPAAGEHLSWQSQYLMIISFVNVIGVTALSTHVYVMNVSNYYMALAMAIGAGTEIIVGQMVGAGEMEAAYRRLMKSVKVTFFLTLAIVGTASIFRHEIIGLFTENPDIIAVGASIFLLSIVIEPGRTFNIVIINSLRAAGDARFPVLMGVISMWGVSVPLAYYLGVHSGIGLIGVWIAFAVDEWLRGVLMLLRWRSRAWEKKALVKPVSAAETSM, from the coding sequence GTGACAACATCGGATCGCATTCCATCATGGAAGAAACTTAGTCTCTTTGCCGTTACTTGGCCGATTTTCATCGATTCCGTGCTTCGGATGCTGCTCGGTACCGTAGACGTGTTCATGTTAAGCCGCATCTCGGACACGGCGACGGGAGCGGTAGGATTAGCCAACGAAATCATTTTCTTCTGCATTCTCATGTTCGGTTTCGTCGGGATCGGTACCAGCGTGGTCGTTTCGCAGTATATCGGCGCCGGGCGGGAGAAAGAAGCGAGCCGCATCTCGGCGCTCGCCATTACGATCAACCTGGCATTCGGGATCTTCGTCAGCATCGTGCTCGTCGGGTTCGGTGAGCCTCTCATGCGGCTGATGCACTTAAGTCCCGAGCAAATCGGGATCGCCGGCCGCTATTTGAAAATCATCGGAGGCTTTATTTGGATCGAGGCGCTCTCCTACGCGGTGTCGTCCATTATCCGGGCGGGCGGCAATACGAAGAGCGTCATGTTCGTCACCCTGGGCGTCAACGTGATCCATATCACGGGTAACTATTTGCTCATTTTCGGCAACTTCGGCTTCCCGGAATGGGGAGTGACGGGAGCGGCCGTATCCACGGTGGTCAGCCGTTTGCTCGGCATCGTCGTGCTTTTCGCGATTTTGTATCGCCGTATACCTTCACGGATTCGGATAAAAGATTACGTGACCTGGAACGGTTCTTACGTCAAGAAGATCCTCAGCGTCGGCTTGCCTGCCGCGGGCGAGCATCTGTCCTGGCAGTCGCAATATCTGATGATCATCAGCTTCGTCAATGTGATCGGAGTCACCGCGTTAAGCACCCATGTCTACGTCATGAACGTTTCGAATTATTATATGGCGCTTGCGATGGCGATCGGGGCGGGTACGGAGATCATCGTCGGGCAAATGGTCGGCGCCGGCGAGATGGAAGCTGCTTATCGCAGGCTCATGAAAAGCGTGAAAGTCACCTTCTTCTTAACGCTCGCCATTGTCGGGACGGCTTCGATATTCCGGCACGAGATCATCGGCCTGTTCACGGAGAATCCGGATATCATTGCCGTCGGTGCGAGTATTTTTCTGCTTTCCATCGTGATCGAGCCGGGCCGGACGTTCAATATCGTCATTATCAACTCGCTGCGCGCGGCCGGGGATGCCCGTTTTCCTGTCCTCATGGGCGTGATCTCGATGTGGGGAGTTTCGGTGCCGCTCGCTTATTATCTGGGCGTTCATTCCGGGATCGGACTGATTGGCGTCTGGATTGCCTTCGCGGTGGATGAATGGCTGCGAGGCGTCCTCATGCTGCTTCGCTGGAGAAGCCGGGCGTGGGAGAAGAAAGCGTTGGTGAAGCCGGTTTCGGCTGCGGAAACTTCCATGTAA
- a CDS encoding AraC family transcriptional regulator — MDWLANMNGALNYIEENLADEIDFAEAARRACCSEYHFSRMFSFLAGITLSEYIRRRRLSNAAFDLQAGDMRIIDAAVKYGYSSADAFARAFQGLHGLPPSAAKIQGPILKAYPRMTFQLTIQGGVPMNYRIVEKGPFRIVGITKRVPIQFHGVNTEIESMWKSLSTNLIDRLKELSNVEPAGLIQASVNFSEGRMEEKGELDHYIGAATTEECPVDLARLEVAASTWAVFEAVGPFPDTLQNVWGRIYSEWFPSANYESAPGPEMLWNETKDLQSPTFRSEIWIPVIRK; from the coding sequence ATGGATTGGCTTGCGAACATGAACGGGGCTTTGAACTATATCGAAGAAAACTTGGCCGATGAGATCGATTTTGCGGAGGCAGCCAGGCGGGCATGTTGTTCGGAGTACCATTTTTCCAGAATGTTTTCCTTCCTTGCGGGCATCACGCTGTCGGAATACATTCGGCGGAGAAGGCTCTCGAACGCGGCTTTCGACCTCCAGGCCGGCGATATGAGAATTATCGATGCGGCCGTGAAATACGGGTATTCATCGGCAGACGCCTTCGCGAGAGCCTTCCAAGGCTTGCACGGGCTTCCTCCTTCTGCGGCCAAGATACAAGGTCCGATTTTAAAAGCCTATCCTCGTATGACCTTCCAACTCACGATCCAGGGAGGCGTACCGATGAATTATCGTATCGTAGAGAAAGGCCCGTTTCGTATCGTCGGCATCACGAAGAGGGTCCCCATCCAATTTCACGGCGTGAATACGGAAATCGAATCCATGTGGAAGAGTTTGAGCACGAACCTGATCGATCGGCTGAAGGAGTTATCGAATGTCGAGCCTGCCGGGCTAATCCAAGCGTCGGTGAATTTTTCCGAAGGCCGAATGGAGGAGAAGGGGGAGCTGGACCATTATATCGGGGCGGCGACAACGGAGGAATGCCCCGTAGATCTTGCGCGGTTGGAAGTAGCTGCCTCCACCTGGGCGGTGTTCGAAGCGGTGGGGCCGTTTCCCGATACGCTCCAAAATGTGTGGGGACGCATTTATTCCGAATGGTTTCCTTCGGCGAACTATGAGTCCGCTCCGGGGCCGGAAATGTTATGGAACGAGACGAAGGACCTTCAATCGCCGACGTTTAGAAGCGAGATTTGGATACCTGTCATCCGAAAATAA
- a CDS encoding MarR family winged helix-turn-helix transcriptional regulator, translating to MDKNALFRKFVAFTTAVHQASYELTKGVKSSEVTVLQYRILEYLAVSQPVTLSEISDCMDMSMPNTSREMKKLIEKKLCKKVPAEGDRRKLMIRLSDMGESMMNEAFGRIQDRFFQRFKSVSDEEFAEIERALDLLQTKIFNSKPE from the coding sequence ATGGATAAGAACGCGCTTTTCCGCAAATTCGTGGCTTTCACGACAGCGGTTCATCAAGCGTCCTACGAATTGACCAAAGGCGTGAAATCTTCGGAAGTGACGGTCTTGCAGTACCGAATCCTTGAATATCTCGCCGTCAGCCAGCCCGTTACGCTTAGCGAGATTAGCGACTGCATGGATATGTCGATGCCGAACACCAGCCGCGAAATGAAAAAGCTGATCGAAAAAAAGCTCTGCAAAAAAGTACCCGCGGAGGGCGATCGGCGCAAACTCATGATTCGGCTTTCCGACATGGGGGAGTCGATGATGAACGAGGCTTTCGGGCGCATTCAAGACCGGTTTTTCCAACGCTTCAAGTCGGTTTCCGACGAAGAATTCGCGGAAATCGAGCGTGCGCTGGATCTTCTTCAGACCAAAATCTTTAATTCAAAGCCGGAATGA
- a CDS encoding NAD(P)H-dependent oxidoreductase, with the protein MKTLVVYTHPNHQSLSYAFLQEVVRGSRENANIEDIRILDLYEEGFNPVLIFNERKRRRDMHADPALAKYREQLIWADKIVFIYPIWWGRPPAMLLGYIDQMFASGFAYRDNGRLLPEGLLKGKSVVCISTMKGPALYPMYWLYNAHKTLMRKALFNFVGIKKVKFFEFGSMESPRGRHQEKLHKIYRFFKTVAA; encoded by the coding sequence ATGAAAACATTGGTCGTGTACACGCATCCGAACCACCAGAGCTTAAGTTACGCTTTTTTGCAGGAGGTCGTTCGGGGGTCCCGGGAGAATGCCAACATCGAAGATATCAGGATCTTGGATTTGTATGAGGAGGGGTTCAACCCGGTCCTGATTTTTAACGAGCGGAAACGCAGGAGAGACATGCACGCCGACCCTGCTCTCGCCAAATACAGGGAACAGCTGATTTGGGCGGACAAAATCGTCTTTATTTATCCGATTTGGTGGGGACGTCCGCCCGCCATGCTGTTGGGATATATCGACCAAATGTTCGCTTCGGGATTCGCTTACCGGGACAATGGAAGGCTACTCCCGGAGGGGCTTTTGAAGGGGAAATCGGTCGTTTGCATTTCGACGATGAAAGGTCCGGCGCTTTATCCGATGTATTGGCTTTATAACGCCCATAAGACCTTGATGCGCAAGGCGCTGTTTAATTTCGTGGGCATCAAGAAAGTGAAGTTCTTTGAATTCGGCAGTATGGAGAGTCCGAGGGGAAGGCATCAGGAAAAGCTGCATAAGATTTATCGGTTTTTCAAAACGGTAGCCGCTTAA
- the helD gene encoding RNA polymerase recycling motor HelD, with translation MIDEKDWNQEQERLDEVTEKLQARITELEPEVTGLQEQAGDIRKRFWEEVTVNTASDEDFEETFYSIKQQEALLSERERSYRLRKQQWKSMNRLLVSPYFGRIDFNEDGLGREQVYIGVASFVDSDGMDFLIYDWRTPIASMYYDYSPGPAAYDTPGGRVTGKMELKRQYQIREGRLLNVFDTSITIGDELLQQALGQGADAQMKSIVATIQKEQNAIIREDKSRMLIVQGAAGSGKTSAALQRVAYLLYKHRDQLRADQIVLFSPNPMFNSYVSTVLPELGEENMQQTTFQEYLEHWLGSAFRVEDAFDQIEFVLSEPSRPGYEARLQGMAYKASSAFLQALQNYARRLEQEGMRFNSIRFRDRDLISAARMKSQFYGYDPSIRLANRVAMLQEWLLKELVSLERKEREEPWVQDEMNYLDNEQYAEVHKQLHKERGVFDFAERYEEIQERLNDKPRRDESDFDYAEREEELLRRMIVKEQFQPLRRSVKRMSFIDMPGLYVQLFGDQDAYRTMTQEAEIPALWPEICEQTQEKLGRFELFYEDATPYLYLKELVEGVRVNTEVRHVFVDEGQDYSMFQYEFLKKLFPRARMTVLGDFGQAIFTQATELHGAESPLIRLYGESETSLVRLIRSYRSTREIVEFTKSLLPGGKEIVPFERSGEKPLLMQADSEEERFARIAEAVAALRAEGFASVAVITKTAAESREAYERLTAQGCQGLKLVTKTTPTFDKGTLVIPAYLAKGVEFDAALIYEASERTYRRESERKLFYTACTRAMHRLHLYAAGEWTPFIPALN, from the coding sequence ATGATCGACGAAAAGGATTGGAATCAGGAACAAGAGCGCCTGGACGAGGTGACGGAAAAGCTGCAAGCGAGAATCACCGAACTGGAGCCTGAGGTGACCGGGCTGCAGGAACAGGCGGGGGACATCCGCAAGCGGTTCTGGGAAGAAGTAACGGTCAACACGGCCAGCGACGAGGATTTCGAGGAGACATTCTACAGCATCAAGCAGCAGGAGGCGTTGTTGTCGGAGCGGGAGCGCAGCTACCGTCTGCGCAAGCAACAGTGGAAAAGCATGAACCGGCTGTTGGTGTCTCCTTACTTCGGGCGCATCGATTTTAACGAGGATGGCTTAGGCCGTGAGCAGGTCTACATCGGCGTAGCGTCTTTCGTGGATTCGGACGGCATGGACTTTCTCATCTATGACTGGCGTACGCCGATCGCGAGCATGTACTACGACTATTCCCCGGGACCGGCCGCCTACGATACGCCGGGTGGACGCGTCACGGGGAAGATGGAGCTGAAAAGGCAGTACCAGATCCGCGAGGGCCGGCTTCTGAACGTGTTCGACACGAGCATCACGATCGGCGATGAGCTGCTTCAACAGGCGCTCGGTCAAGGCGCGGACGCCCAGATGAAGAGCATCGTGGCGACCATCCAGAAAGAGCAGAACGCCATCATCCGGGAAGACAAAAGCCGGATGCTCATCGTGCAGGGGGCGGCCGGCAGCGGGAAAACCTCCGCGGCCCTGCAACGGGTCGCGTACTTGCTGTACAAACACCGCGATCAACTCAGGGCCGACCAAATCGTGCTGTTCTCGCCGAACCCCATGTTCAACAGCTACGTCTCCACCGTCCTTCCCGAGCTGGGCGAAGAGAACATGCAGCAGACGACCTTCCAGGAATACTTGGAACATTGGCTTGGATCCGCATTTCGGGTAGAAGATGCGTTCGATCAGATCGAATTCGTGTTGTCGGAACCGTCCAGACCGGGATATGAGGCTCGGCTGCAAGGAATGGCCTACAAAGCGTCCTCGGCGTTTCTTCAAGCTCTCCAAAATTACGCGCGTAGGCTGGAGCAGGAGGGAATGCGGTTCAATAGCATCCGTTTTCGGGACCGCGATTTGATCAGCGCCGCCCGGATGAAATCGCAGTTTTACGGCTACGATCCTTCCATCCGCCTGGCGAATCGGGTTGCCATGCTGCAGGAATGGCTGCTGAAAGAGCTGGTCTCGCTGGAGCGTAAGGAACGGGAGGAGCCGTGGGTACAGGATGAGATGAATTACCTCGACAACGAGCAGTATGCCGAGGTGCATAAGCAGCTGCACAAAGAGCGGGGCGTCTTCGACTTCGCCGAGCGGTACGAAGAAATCCAAGAGAGGCTGAACGATAAGCCTCGGCGGGACGAGAGCGACTTCGACTACGCCGAGCGGGAGGAAGAGCTGCTGCGCCGCATGATCGTCAAGGAGCAGTTTCAGCCGTTAAGACGAAGCGTGAAGCGCATGTCTTTCATCGATATGCCAGGGCTGTACGTTCAGCTGTTCGGCGATCAAGACGCGTATCGGACGATGACGCAGGAGGCCGAGATTCCGGCACTTTGGCCCGAGATTTGCGAGCAAACCCAGGAAAAGCTAGGCCGATTCGAACTTTTCTATGAGGATGCGACACCGTACCTGTATTTAAAAGAACTCGTCGAGGGCGTTCGGGTGAACACGGAAGTGCGGCACGTTTTCGTCGATGAGGGCCAGGATTATTCGATGTTCCAGTACGAATTTCTCAAAAAGCTTTTCCCCCGCGCCCGCATGACGGTACTCGGCGATTTCGGTCAGGCGATCTTTACGCAGGCAACGGAACTGCACGGCGCGGAATCGCCGCTCATCCGGCTCTATGGCGAGTCGGAAACGAGCCTGGTCCGTCTGATACGCAGTTATCGGTCCACCCGCGAGATCGTCGAGTTCACGAAGTCGCTGCTGCCGGGCGGTAAGGAGATCGTTCCCTTCGAAAGAAGCGGGGAGAAGCCGCTCCTTATGCAGGCGGATAGCGAAGAGGAACGGTTCGCACGTATCGCCGAGGCAGTGGCGGCGCTTCGCGCGGAGGGCTTCGCCTCCGTGGCCGTCATTACGAAGACGGCAGCCGAGAGCCGCGAGGCCTATGAACGCTTGACTGCCCAAGGATGCCAGGGTTTGAAGCTGGTGACGAAGACGACGCCGACCTTCGACAAGGGGACGCTGGTGATTCCCGCGTATCTCGCGAAGGGCGTGGAATTCGATGCCGCGCTGATCTATGAGGCTTCTGAGCGGACTTACCGTCGGGAAAGTGAGCGCAAGCTCTTCTATACGGCATGCACGCGCGCGATGCATCGGCTTCACCTTTATGCGGCGGGGGAATGGACGCCTTTCATTCCGGCTTTGAATTAA
- a CDS encoding GNAT family N-acetyltransferase has product MIGRNEGWPFISYVAVLPAYRGYGLATAMMKHALSCLHEQGEPLLLLFVTVGNKAKDVYEKLGFWSACPVTQMIYIE; this is encoded by the coding sequence TTGATCGGACGCAACGAAGGGTGGCCGTTCATTTCCTATGTCGCCGTACTGCCGGCCTATCGGGGATACGGGCTGGCCACGGCGATGATGAAGCATGCTCTGTCGTGCCTCCACGAACAAGGCGAACCGTTGCTCCTGTTGTTCGTCACCGTCGGCAACAAAGCCAAGGACGTGTACGAAAAACTCGGATTCTGGTCCGCCTGTCCCGTTACGCAAATGATTTATATCGAGTAA